The Aureispira anguillae genome contains a region encoding:
- a CDS encoding Crp/Fnr family transcriptional regulator, whose product MREKNKPLEHLIEPFLSFSQKEVYKKGTILLEEGKICRKLYFIKEGTLRFYYLNEEGEDITHWFLLEGDFITEINSFIEQSESEYYLEVLEDCTLHTCSYDSFIKINELFPEVSQLWNTILAKFLLELGEKIKDLQFRDAKTRYNNLLQKHPSITQRVALKHIASYLGITQQSLSRIRKK is encoded by the coding sequence ATGAGAGAAAAGAACAAACCGTTGGAACATCTTATAGAGCCTTTTCTATCTTTTAGCCAAAAAGAAGTATATAAGAAGGGAACCATTTTGTTGGAAGAAGGCAAAATTTGTAGAAAATTATACTTTATTAAAGAAGGAACCCTTCGATTTTATTACCTCAATGAAGAAGGGGAAGATATAACCCATTGGTTTTTGTTGGAGGGAGATTTTATCACCGAAATCAATAGCTTTATAGAACAAAGCGAAAGTGAATATTATTTAGAGGTATTGGAAGATTGCACCCTGCATACTTGTTCTTATGATAGTTTTATAAAAATCAATGAACTTTTTCCTGAAGTCAGCCAGTTGTGGAATACCATTTTAGCTAAATTTTTGCTCGAACTAGGAGAAAAAATAAAAGACCTCCAATTTAGGGATGCAAAAACTAGATACAATAATTTGCTCCAAAAACATCCTTCTATTACACAACGAGTCGCTTTAAAACACATTGCTTCTTATTTGGGGATTACACAGCAGTCTTTGAGCCGAATCAGAAAAAAATAA
- a CDS encoding cupin domain-containing protein: MENVTVKDVLRLPGEGEKTASDMVIKARTADLAGDFSVMEGTIYPNELLAPHTHEYEAQLVYIITGELEFEVGGKDGLRFTAPAGSYIIKPRGIMHAFWNKKEVESRYIELSGKEHFEEFVDSKSKGDLHAIIHSKDHGMTTHMTDTLRLMKTHNLKGLSMMEFPSLPKLPDWFRNLLPKKEKV, translated from the coding sequence ATGGAAAATGTAACAGTAAAAGATGTATTAAGATTACCAGGCGAAGGTGAAAAAACGGCAAGTGATATGGTCATAAAAGCTCGTACAGCAGATTTGGCAGGAGACTTTTCGGTAATGGAAGGCACCATTTATCCCAATGAACTGTTGGCTCCTCATACGCATGAATATGAAGCACAGTTGGTTTATATTATAACAGGAGAATTAGAATTTGAAGTTGGGGGCAAAGATGGCTTACGATTTACCGCTCCTGCTGGAAGTTACATCATTAAACCAAGGGGGATTATGCATGCTTTTTGGAATAAAAAGGAGGTTGAATCTAGGTATATTGAACTGTCGGGCAAAGAACATTTTGAAGAATTTGTAGATTCTAAATCCAAAGGAGATCTTCATGCTATTATCCATTCTAAAGATCATGGAATGACAACGCACATGACCGATACTTTACGACTGATGAAGACCCATAATTTGAAGGGCTTGTCTATGATGGAGTTTCCAAGCTTGCCCAAATTGCCAGATTGGTTTAGAAACTTATTGCCCAAAAAAGAAAAGGTGTAA
- a CDS encoding fibronectin type III domain-containing protein, translating to MQYVILLFSLLFTTTTWAINPPTLISPSNNSSNRPSTITLDWSSISGSTGYLYELDTTPNFNSPLYQSGATLSNSSSTTIANLHFGVTYYWRAATKGAIDTSTWTNTWSFTTHTQITNYSPANNATGQPTTIAIDWAATTGSNSYIYQIDTSPNFNSPLYQTGSTPFNSSQKTLANLYFGTTYYWRAASVNANDTSDFSNTWSFTTHTQITNYSPANNATGQPTTIAIDWSATTGSNSYIYQIDTSPNFNSPLYQTGSTPFNSSQKTLANLYFGTTYYWRAASVNANDTSDFSDTWSFTTHTQITNYSPANNATGQPTTIAIDWYAATGSNSYIYQIDTSPNFNSPLYQTGSTPFNSSQQTLANLYFGTTYYWRAASVNANDTSDFSDTWSFTTHTQITNYSPANNATGQPTTIAIDWYAATGSNSYIYQIDTSPNFNSPLYQTGSTPFNSSQQTLANLYFGTTYYWRAASVNANDTSDFSDTWSFTTQYQLTTAPSLISPADVATNVSTSLLALVWDSTTNASQYQIQYSTSNDFTANVYNLTSASTNRSINGLASSTTYYWRVRASNSTGYSPWSTIWSFTTETITTQLQKVESNVFTIHPNPVQSTLFLDLGALNDAEGMLYNLQGQQLDQFSITGSKIQYEVSHLPKGIYCIEIKKQELTKVLKFVKQ from the coding sequence ATGCAATACGTCATTTTACTATTTAGTTTACTATTCACAACAACAACTTGGGCGATTAACCCACCCACTTTGATTTCACCATCCAATAATTCATCCAATCGCCCCTCTACCATAACGTTAGATTGGAGCAGTATTTCAGGAAGTACAGGGTATCTTTATGAATTGGACACTACTCCTAATTTTAATTCCCCTTTATATCAGTCTGGTGCTACGCTTTCCAATAGTTCTTCCACAACAATAGCCAATCTGCATTTTGGCGTAACTTATTATTGGCGTGCCGCTACAAAAGGGGCAATTGATACTTCTACATGGACTAATACTTGGAGTTTTACCACGCATACACAAATTACCAATTATAGCCCTGCTAACAATGCTACAGGACAACCCACCACCATTGCCATTGATTGGGCAGCTACCACAGGTAGCAACAGCTATATTTATCAAATAGATACCTCTCCGAACTTTAATTCACCGCTTTATCAAACTGGATCTACTCCTTTTAATTCTTCCCAAAAAACTTTGGCTAATTTATACTTTGGTACTACTTATTATTGGAGGGCGGCTTCTGTTAATGCCAATGATACCTCTGATTTTAGCAATACTTGGAGTTTTACCACACATACACAAATTACCAATTATAGCCCTGCTAACAATGCTACAGGACAACCCACTACCATTGCCATTGATTGGAGCGCTACGACAGGTAGCAACAGCTATATCTATCAAATAGATACCTCTCCAAACTTTAATTCGCCGCTTTATCAAACTGGATCTACTCCTTTTAATTCTTCCCAAAAAACTTTAGCTAATTTATACTTTGGCACTACCTATTATTGGAGGGCGGCTTCTGTTAATGCCAATGATACCTCTGATTTTAGCGATACTTGGAGTTTTACCACACACACGCAAATTACCAATTATAGCCCTGCTAACAATGCTACAGGACAACCCACCACCATTGCTATTGATTGGTACGCTGCTACAGGTAGCAACAGCTATATTTATCAAATAGATACTTCTCCAAACTTTAATTCACCGCTTTATCAAACTGGATCTACTCCTTTTAATTCTTCTCAACAAACTTTAGCTAATTTATACTTTGGAACTACCTATTATTGGAGGGCGGCTTCTGTTAATGCCAATGATACCTCCGATTTTAGTGATACTTGGAGTTTTACCACGCATACACAAATTACCAATTATAGCCCTGCTAACAATGCTACAGGACAACCCACCACCATTGCTATTGATTGGTACGCTGCTACAGGTAGCAACAGCTATATTTATCAAATAGATACTTCTCCAAACTTTAATTCACCGCTTTATCAAACTGGATCTACTCCTTTTAATTCTTCTCAACAAACTTTAGCTAATTTATACTTTGGAACTACCTATTATTGGAGGGCGGCTTCTGTTAATGCCAATGATACCTCCGATTTTAGCGATACTTGGAGTTTTACCACACAATACCAACTCACTACAGCTCCCTCGCTGATTAGTCCAGCAGATGTTGCTACTAATGTTTCAACAAGCCTATTAGCCTTAGTTTGGGATTCCACAACGAATGCTAGCCAATATCAAATACAATACAGTACAAGCAATGATTTCACAGCAAATGTTTATAATCTCACAAGTGCATCAACCAATCGCAGTATCAATGGCTTGGCAAGCTCCACTACTTATTATTGGCGGGTTCGAGCTAGTAATTCAACAGGATATTCACCATGGTCTACGATATGGAGTTTTACCACAGAAACCATAACAACCCAGCTACAAAAGGTGGAGAGTAATGTATTTACAATCCATCCCAATCCTGTTCAAAGTACTTTATTTCTTGATTTAGGAGCTTTAAATGATGCAGAAGGTATGCTTTATAATCTTCAAGGGCAACAACTGGATCAGTTTTCCATAACAGGTTCAAAAATTCAATATGAGGTAAGCCATTTGCCTAAGGGAATTTACTGTATTGAGATAAAAAAGCAGGAGTTAACAAAAGTTCTTAAGTTCGTTAAACAATAA
- a CDS encoding esterase-like activity of phytase family protein yields MKLLKIYSTIGLWVLISYMGFSQGNKPIEWTNFDAAPEFSSLLEYEGDLYTTYEREVQKLVRIKNEQIDTSIPYQLEKRPTKSMEIEGMAVVDSLFLLLDETNALIHVLNINDYKKGKEMVAYSIETGLKKAKEESSKYGLEGIAVNPEKKQIYLARENIEGTTDKTVIYRFQYAINAQDGRLEMKGIDSTTVHFSENYRVADLYYFNATLYALATHQKNNKYTIFSMEIVESSGNLLRNTDGILKNPTVVFDFSKKGTSQANYEGMVGYQNSFYVLSDESEKQKRSFLLKLDPKEIPTEVDTNITPFKTPNVNGIKSSSNLFLCSDFLADENLQKKGSCCPLNIKCCDTIPNKFNWVFQANCMAYLEKNNNAITPKYITVYDKRDGTLSYLKLKRKKEQKKKKKKKKEENKDQEPKPKNNNNNSTDKKKECTNNNCKAFNFEYVKPKKVIFPIAGREMLFVVIEEDESINLEVGSEQYFLEYESAFKTIIESGGKPAPASDATPKAKSKASDVGDDKAELVEEKESRTQLDKLAILREALATLNKHHHAKVIISQQYYDDLFCLRFSIMEEFGTGNFIKDSVSRANLIIEAKQLETELLKVFSDNPTPKALFLIGAIKVAYLEFALKQLEGYKTYFRQITIPDEDVFKFTLKKGEGNAIKNILSRSFRVSGGFKIDFSAGVFLSGLSTREYVVQTHHYKYKTASFSVNSSGGIDTTYTGQLRDTSGYKIHIKDPKMNYGVGLLSHAYFRTGLHSNFALSTGLLVNDVGVQILVGGSLLLNIKNSRLSLTSGLVIGQRRIISPTAEPYLWDETEKDGSVYDLPGEVPVLYNVTDVPTFVQWNCSWFFGLTYNFSSISI; encoded by the coding sequence ATGAAATTATTAAAAATATACTCAACCATTGGTTTATGGGTTTTGATTTCCTATATGGGCTTTTCACAAGGAAACAAGCCTATTGAATGGACCAATTTTGATGCAGCACCAGAATTTTCTTCCTTATTAGAATACGAAGGAGATTTATACACGACCTATGAAAGAGAAGTACAAAAATTGGTTCGTATAAAAAATGAACAGATTGATACCAGTATACCTTACCAATTGGAAAAACGCCCTACTAAATCAATGGAAATAGAAGGCATGGCAGTAGTGGACAGTCTATTTTTATTGTTAGACGAAACGAATGCATTGATTCATGTTCTAAATATCAATGATTATAAAAAGGGCAAAGAGATGGTTGCCTATTCTATTGAAACAGGATTAAAAAAGGCTAAAGAGGAGTCGTCTAAGTACGGCTTAGAAGGCATTGCTGTAAATCCAGAAAAGAAACAGATTTATCTTGCCCGTGAAAATATTGAAGGAACGACCGATAAAACGGTGATTTATCGGTTTCAATATGCTATCAATGCCCAAGATGGTCGTTTGGAAATGAAGGGGATCGATTCTACCACAGTACATTTTTCAGAAAATTATCGAGTGGCAGATCTTTATTATTTCAATGCTACTTTATATGCGCTTGCTACCCATCAAAAAAACAATAAATACACTATTTTTTCTATGGAGATAGTCGAAAGTAGTGGAAATTTGCTAAGAAATACTGACGGGATACTAAAGAACCCAACGGTGGTATTTGACTTTTCAAAAAAGGGTACTTCCCAAGCTAATTATGAGGGAATGGTGGGATACCAGAATAGTTTTTATGTACTATCTGATGAAAGCGAAAAACAGAAGCGTTCCTTCTTATTAAAACTTGATCCTAAGGAAATACCTACGGAGGTAGATACTAATATTACTCCGTTCAAAACTCCTAATGTCAATGGAATAAAGTCAAGTTCCAATCTGTTTTTATGTAGTGATTTTTTAGCGGACGAAAATCTCCAAAAAAAAGGCAGTTGTTGTCCTTTAAATATCAAGTGTTGTGATACAATTCCGAATAAATTTAATTGGGTCTTTCAGGCAAATTGCATGGCATATCTCGAGAAGAACAACAATGCTATTACGCCTAAATACATTACGGTGTACGACAAACGAGATGGAACACTTTCTTATCTAAAACTTAAACGGAAGAAGGAACAAAAGAAAAAAAAGAAAAAAAAGAAAGAGGAGAATAAAGACCAAGAGCCAAAACCCAAAAATAATAACAACAATTCAACAGATAAGAAAAAAGAATGTACCAATAACAACTGCAAAGCATTTAATTTTGAATATGTAAAGCCCAAAAAAGTAATCTTTCCTATTGCGGGTAGAGAGATGTTATTTGTGGTCATTGAAGAGGATGAAAGTATTAATTTAGAGGTAGGGAGCGAACAGTATTTTCTAGAATATGAAAGCGCTTTTAAAACAATCATTGAAAGTGGCGGCAAACCTGCTCCCGCAAGTGATGCGACTCCTAAGGCTAAATCTAAAGCTTCAGATGTTGGTGATGATAAAGCGGAGTTAGTAGAGGAGAAGGAAAGTAGAACACAATTAGATAAGCTAGCGATCCTAAGAGAAGCCCTAGCTACCTTAAATAAGCACCATCATGCAAAGGTCATTATATCGCAACAATACTACGACGATTTATTTTGTTTGAGATTTAGCATTATGGAGGAATTTGGAACAGGAAATTTTATTAAAGATTCTGTTAGTAGAGCCAATCTAATCATAGAAGCCAAGCAATTGGAAACGGAATTGCTAAAGGTGTTTAGTGATAATCCAACTCCCAAGGCGTTATTTCTAATTGGGGCAATAAAAGTAGCGTATCTTGAATTTGCGTTAAAACAGTTGGAGGGCTACAAAACTTATTTTAGGCAAATAACCATCCCAGATGAAGACGTTTTTAAGTTTACCTTAAAAAAAGGAGAAGGAAATGCGATAAAGAATATTCTAAGCAGGAGTTTTAGAGTGAGTGGCGGATTTAAAATAGATTTTAGTGCGGGAGTCTTTCTATCGGGGCTTTCTACCCGTGAATATGTAGTCCAAACCCATCATTATAAATATAAAACGGCTTCTTTTTCCGTCAATTCTTCGGGGGGAATAGATACAACTTATACGGGGCAATTGAGAGATACCTCAGGGTATAAAATTCATATAAAAGACCCCAAAATGAACTATGGCGTGGGCTTATTATCTCATGCTTATTTTAGAACAGGATTGCACAGTAATTTTGCGCTATCTACAGGCTTATTGGTTAACGATGTTGGCGTGCAAATACTAGTGGGCGGTTCGCTATTGCTAAATATCAAAAACTCTAGATTGTCCCTGACTTCTGGGCTCGTGATTGGGCAACGAAGAATTATATCACCCACTGCCGAGCCTTATTTGTGGGATGAAACAGAAAAAGATGGCTCTGTTTATGATTTACCAGGAGAGGTGCCCGTTTTGTATAATGTGACAGATGTTCCTACTTTTGTACAATGGAATTGTAGCTGGTTTTTTGGATTGACCTATAATTTTAGTTCGATTTCAATTTAG
- a CDS encoding leucine-rich repeat domain-containing protein has protein sequence MNSIALTPLLCLFCFAAFSQNDYQKAIQQGDKAFQQGAYKEAMNQYFAAISFDASKTKEVKQKLDLVFDKIELLKAEAEATVKQNQKILDAIYFYDDKLALAYEKNQYQTTGYWGYIDKTGNRVIPCQFEAAENFNSETGFAKVKYSSMGNAPTPFLLMDSLGNKYQLAENVEELSAETKALDLSHQVLTEFPKKILDYPQLEILILHSCQLKAIPEELNKLSKLSYLSLVGNNIREIPEALSKCKHLRHLDLSHNKLHLIPEHIGKLSKLRHLDLSHNNYLGTVADSISALSELRYLDLSNNGLYELPKNIEQLSKLTFLDLSYSSLYHLPETIGQLSNLVFLNLVSNNSIQKIPESIGDLSKLQHLKLGYNEKLQALPKSIKKLSKLTHLNLYRTAMTAFPESIGELTNLTHLDLLDANFKTLPECISKLSQLRYLGLSRNQLTALPKGIKKLSQLTELDLSYNQLPKLPESIGDFTNLTKLSLSSNQLTTVPKSIEKLSNLTDLDLSLNQLTTLPDLIKKLSNLSSLNLIANQLTTIPESIGKLSNLTHLNLMHNRLNALPQNIGDLTNLTALHLDANQFTNLPQSLKKLSKLNYIGLAANQFTNLPVAIQELPQLKYLNFTDNPIPKEKRTEIEALLPHCSIIWMEEDY, from the coding sequence ATGAATTCCATTGCATTAACGCCCTTACTCTGTCTATTCTGTTTTGCTGCATTCTCCCAAAACGATTATCAAAAAGCCATACAGCAAGGAGATAAAGCTTTTCAGCAAGGAGCTTATAAAGAAGCCATGAACCAATATTTTGCTGCCATAAGTTTTGATGCGTCAAAAACAAAAGAGGTGAAACAAAAATTGGATCTTGTTTTTGATAAAATAGAATTGCTAAAAGCAGAAGCAGAGGCAACCGTCAAACAAAACCAAAAGATTCTTGATGCCATCTATTTTTACGACGATAAATTAGCGTTGGCTTACGAAAAAAATCAGTATCAGACAACAGGCTATTGGGGCTATATCGACAAAACGGGAAATAGGGTCATTCCCTGTCAGTTTGAGGCAGCAGAAAATTTTAATAGTGAGACGGGCTTTGCCAAAGTAAAATACTCCTCAATGGGTAATGCTCCAACGCCTTTTTTACTGATGGATAGCTTGGGCAATAAATATCAATTGGCAGAAAACGTGGAGGAACTAAGTGCCGAAACCAAAGCATTGGATTTAAGTCATCAAGTGCTGACCGAATTTCCAAAAAAGATTTTGGATTATCCTCAATTGGAAATTCTAATATTGCATTCTTGCCAATTAAAGGCAATTCCTGAAGAACTTAACAAGCTTTCTAAGTTGAGCTATTTAAGTCTAGTTGGCAATAACATCCGAGAAATTCCTGAGGCGCTCTCAAAATGCAAGCATCTAAGACACTTAGACTTGAGTCACAATAAATTGCATCTTATCCCTGAACATATTGGAAAGCTTTCTAAATTAAGGCATTTAGATCTGAGTCATAATAATTATTTGGGAACGGTGGCCGATAGTATTTCAGCACTTTCTGAACTAAGGTACCTAGATTTGAGCAACAATGGCTTGTATGAACTGCCTAAAAATATAGAACAACTCTCCAAACTAACCTTTTTAGATTTGAGCTATAGCAGTCTATACCACTTGCCCGAAACCATTGGGCAGCTTTCTAATTTGGTATTTTTAAACCTAGTGTCTAATAATTCGATCCAAAAAATTCCAGAAAGTATTGGGGATTTATCTAAGTTACAGCATTTAAAATTGGGCTATAATGAAAAGCTACAAGCATTACCCAAGAGCATTAAAAAGCTTTCCAAGCTAACCCATTTAAATTTATACCGTACGGCAATGACTGCCTTCCCAGAAAGTATTGGGGAGCTCACCAACTTAACACACTTAGATTTACTGGATGCTAACTTTAAGACATTGCCCGAATGCATTTCAAAACTTTCTCAATTGCGTTATTTGGGTTTGTCTCGTAATCAGCTAACGGCTTTGCCTAAAGGCATTAAAAAACTGAGCCAATTAACCGAATTAGACCTAAGTTATAACCAACTCCCAAAGCTCCCTGAAAGTATTGGAGATTTCACCAACCTAACGAAGTTAAGTCTTAGTTCCAACCAATTAACCACAGTGCCTAAAAGCATTGAAAAGTTATCGAATTTAACCGATTTAGATCTTAGTTTAAATCAACTAACAACGCTTCCTGACCTCATTAAAAAGCTCTCTAACTTAAGCAGCTTAAACTTAATTGCAAATCAATTAACTACCATTCCTGAAAGTATTGGAAAGCTCTCTAATTTAACCCATCTTAACCTCATGCACAATCGTTTGAATGCATTGCCCCAAAATATCGGAGACCTTACAAATCTAACTGCTTTGCATTTGGATGCCAATCAATTTACCAACTTACCCCAAAGCCTTAAAAAGCTCTCCAAACTGAACTATATTGGCTTAGCTGCTAACCAGTTCACTAATTTACCTGTGGCAATTCAGGAACTTCCACAATTAAAGTATCTCAACTTCACCGATAATCCTATTCCTAAAGAAAAAAGAACTGAAATTGAAGCGCTACTCCCCCATTGTTCAATTATATGGATGGAAGAAGATTATTGA
- a CDS encoding pentapeptide repeat-containing protein gives MENQAPNKKPDQEPQILTIADKIDRSTPNAQALKYMALGALLPVMGYFVASLEIAYYVIGFLFALAVVFYAGVVWGKNLFNKTLNNAQNNWEEDLKTTQKTSKKLVTQLLELRKNPPKDAQTVVNEVTETLQPFSPIIKKGLLLGAAFVTRIWAFSSLMGVLAFAVSLAVCVATFMQVQLLDKQNAKLDTQNDLLKEQDSLLVEQNHLFKDQNTKVERQISLMSDQNASIQKQLLQIDDQNRLIAQQIQQGYTQNQLVRQQNKKIDAQTGLIQHQNQRLDQQTYLQEADRRSSLVFLFSNIMDAIDKELKDDYGKDSIRNLSPQLIGRIVALSTRLKPYNYLSGDTLIKKPLSPERGQLLVNLVESQLDSVSYKLIFEKARFNNADLSGSNLKGAYLVGADMRGADLSEVNLIGADMKGADLSEVNLIGADMKGADLPKVNLIGADMKGADLPKVNLIGADLIGVDLIGANLMEGNLIGVDLRGANLIGANLIGADLSEANLKSTNLSETNLILANLSDTKIPDTLLFTRLAKQKVKGIQGLEKYYFIDSTPQYYSWDKEKKYPYYLIKSKEN, from the coding sequence ATGGAAAATCAAGCCCCCAACAAAAAGCCTGACCAAGAACCCCAAATTTTGACCATAGCAGATAAAATAGATCGTTCGACACCCAATGCACAAGCGTTAAAGTATATGGCACTAGGAGCTTTACTCCCTGTGATGGGCTATTTTGTAGCTTCTCTAGAAATAGCTTATTATGTGATTGGTTTTTTATTTGCCTTGGCAGTAGTCTTTTATGCAGGAGTTGTATGGGGGAAAAACTTGTTTAATAAGACGCTTAATAATGCACAAAACAACTGGGAAGAGGATCTAAAAACAACTCAAAAAACGTCTAAAAAACTAGTCACTCAATTATTAGAGTTGCGAAAAAATCCTCCTAAAGATGCCCAAACAGTAGTGAATGAGGTAACTGAAACGTTACAACCCTTTAGTCCTATTATAAAAAAGGGCTTATTATTAGGAGCTGCTTTTGTGACTAGAATCTGGGCCTTTAGTTCTTTAATGGGAGTATTGGCTTTTGCGGTAAGTTTAGCTGTTTGTGTGGCTACTTTTATGCAGGTGCAGTTATTGGATAAGCAAAATGCTAAACTAGATACCCAGAATGATTTATTAAAGGAACAAGATTCCCTTTTGGTGGAGCAGAATCATTTATTTAAGGATCAAAATACCAAAGTAGAACGCCAAATTAGCTTGATGAGTGATCAAAATGCTTCCATCCAAAAACAATTATTGCAAATAGACGATCAAAATAGACTCATAGCCCAACAAATCCAACAAGGCTATACCCAAAATCAATTGGTTCGCCAACAAAATAAAAAGATAGATGCCCAAACAGGTTTAATACAACACCAAAATCAACGCCTTGACCAACAAACGTACTTACAAGAAGCAGATAGGCGTAGTTCATTGGTCTTTTTGTTTAGCAATATTATGGATGCTATTGATAAGGAGCTAAAAGATGATTATGGAAAGGATTCTATACGTAATTTATCTCCTCAATTGATTGGGAGAATTGTTGCTTTAAGCACTAGATTAAAACCCTACAACTATTTGAGTGGAGATACGCTTATTAAAAAGCCTTTAAGTCCTGAACGTGGACAACTATTGGTGAACTTAGTAGAGAGCCAATTGGATAGTGTTTCCTATAAGTTAATTTTTGAGAAAGCTAGATTTAATAATGCAGATTTATCTGGATCAAATTTGAAAGGAGCATATTTGGTAGGAGCAGATATGAGAGGAGCGGATTTGTCAGAGGTCAATTTAATAGGAGCAGATATGAAAGGAGCAGATTTGTCAGAGGTCAATTTAATAGGAGCAGATATGAAAGGAGCAGATTTGCCAAAGGTTAATTTAATAGGAGCAGATATGAAAGGAGCAGATTTGCCAAAGGTTAATTTGATAGGAGCAGATTTAATAGGAGTAGATTTAATAGGAGCTAATTTAATGGAAGGAAATTTAATAGGGGTAGATTTGAGAGGAGCCAATTTAATAGGAGCCAATTTAATAGGCGCAGATTTATCAGAGGCTAATTTGAAAAGCACAAATTTGTCAGAGACCAATTTGATATTAGCCAATTTGAGTGATACCAAAATCCCAGATACCTTACTTTTCACAAGACTAGCTAAACAAAAAGTAAAAGGTATTCAAGGGTTAGAAAAATACTATTTTATAGATTCCACTCCCCAATATTACAGTTGGGATAAAGAAAAAAAATATCCCTACTACCTAATCAAAAGCAAGGAAAACTAA